One window of Halopseudomonas maritima genomic DNA carries:
- a CDS encoding response regulator, translated as MSNVSVLIVDDAPFIRDLVKKALRSHFPGLQIEEAVNGRKAQQMLSRTGFDLILCDWEMPEMSGLELLQWFRAQPDQGSTPFVMVTSRGDKENVVEAIQAGVSDYIGKPFSNEQLVAKVKKALHRAGKLAQLQAPRPRASAGSAIGSVASLTGGRQVSSPAAPAPAPAPATAPAPAGTPRATPPTPPTPPPADQVSGQRVRGQAQLRLAGEQFACAIKHLSLRDALVVVRRGERLPQVFESGVLDLEQDADRSVARINGYVHAVAALEAKVDCDWVKVTLKFVDQDPEKLDYLSRLIASGTAQAHYSPSA; from the coding sequence ATGTCGAATGTATCGGTCCTGATTGTGGATGACGCCCCGTTCATCCGTGATCTGGTCAAAAAGGCCCTGCGCAGCCACTTTCCCGGTTTGCAGATCGAGGAAGCCGTTAACGGGCGCAAGGCGCAGCAGATGCTGTCACGCACGGGGTTTGATTTGATCCTGTGTGATTGGGAAATGCCCGAAATGAGTGGCCTGGAGTTGCTGCAGTGGTTTCGCGCCCAGCCGGACCAGGGCTCGACTCCCTTTGTCATGGTGACCAGCCGGGGTGACAAGGAGAACGTGGTCGAGGCGATTCAGGCCGGTGTCAGCGATTACATCGGTAAGCCGTTCAGCAACGAGCAACTGGTCGCCAAGGTCAAAAAGGCACTGCATCGGGCCGGCAAGCTGGCGCAGCTGCAGGCGCCGCGCCCGCGTGCCAGCGCGGGTTCGGCGATAGGCTCGGTGGCCAGCTTGACCGGCGGCCGCCAAGTCAGCTCGCCTGCTGCTCCTGCTCCTGCTCCTGCTCCTGCTACTGCTCCTGCGCCAGCCGGCACCCCGCGTGCGACGCCGCCGACGCCGCCGACGCCGCCACCGGCTGACCAGGTCAGCGGTCAGCGTGTTCGGGGCCAGGCCCAGCTGCGTCTGGCTGGCGAACAGTTCGCCTGTGCGATCAAGCACTTGAGTCTGCGCGATGCGCTGGTGGTGGTGCGCCGCGGCGAGCGTTTGCCGCAGGTATTTGAAAGCGGTGTGCTGGATCTGGAGCAGGACGCCGACCGATCGGTAGCGCGCATCAACGGCTACGTGCACGCCGTGGCGGCGCTGGAGGCCAAGGTCGACTGCGACTGGGTCAAGGTGACGCTGAAGTTCGTCGATCAGGACCCGGAAAAGCTGGATTATCTGTCCCGCCTGATTGCGTCGGGCACGGCCCAGGCACACTATTCACCAAGCGCCTGA
- the phoR gene encoding phosphate regulon sensor histidine kinase PhoR, translated as MTRHSFSRVLSQLLLLVLVCLLVGWIVGQPAWVLVVGLGCYLAWTLRQMSRFYHWLSSHPNDPPPEARGIWGEIFDSIYHMQRRDGRMRARLQAVIDRIQASTAALREAVVMVDRDGHLEWWNHAAERLIGLRSPDDSGQHVANLIRDPRFIEYFERGDFREPLEIHSPSDINLQLQYAITRYGPGDRLMVVRDVTRLHNLEQMRKDFVANVSHELRTPLTVVVGYLETMLDLDDDLNPRWKRPLQQMQQQASRMQALLNDLLLLARLETSDNPSEDELVDVRPLLEHIRKDAEALSGERGHHISLHIDGNTRLHGIEGELRSAFSNLAFNAVKYTPDGGEITLRWHSDAQGQHLSVIDNGEGIAPQHLMRLTERFYRVDTSRNSTTGGTGLGLAIVKHVLLRHQGKLEIKSDVGKGSNFSCHFPPERSV; from the coding sequence GTGACCAGACATAGTTTCAGCCGCGTGCTCAGTCAATTGCTGCTACTGGTGCTGGTCTGCCTGCTGGTCGGCTGGATAGTCGGGCAGCCCGCCTGGGTGTTGGTGGTGGGCTTAGGCTGCTATCTGGCCTGGACCCTGCGCCAGATGTCGCGCTTTTACCACTGGTTGAGCAGCCACCCCAACGATCCGCCACCCGAGGCGCGCGGCATCTGGGGCGAGATTTTCGACAGCATCTACCACATGCAGCGCCGCGATGGCCGCATGCGCGCCCGCCTGCAGGCGGTGATCGACCGCATCCAGGCCTCCACCGCCGCCCTGCGCGAGGCGGTGGTCATGGTTGACCGCGATGGCCACCTGGAATGGTGGAACCACGCTGCCGAACGGCTGATCGGCCTGCGCAGCCCGGACGACAGCGGCCAGCACGTCGCCAACCTGATCCGCGACCCGCGTTTTATCGAGTACTTCGAGCGCGGCGACTTCCGTGAACCCCTGGAGATCCACTCCCCCAGCGACATCAATCTGCAGTTGCAATACGCCATTACCCGTTACGGGCCGGGTGACCGTCTGATGGTGGTGCGCGACGTCACGCGACTGCACAACCTGGAACAGATGCGTAAGGACTTTGTCGCCAACGTCTCCCATGAGCTGCGCACCCCCCTGACCGTCGTGGTGGGCTACCTGGAGACCATGCTCGACCTGGACGACGACCTCAATCCGCGCTGGAAACGACCGCTGCAGCAGATGCAGCAGCAGGCCAGCCGTATGCAGGCCCTGCTCAACGACCTGTTGCTGCTGGCGCGCCTGGAAACCTCAGACAACCCGAGCGAAGACGAACTGGTCGATGTGCGCCCGCTACTGGAGCATATCCGCAAGGACGCCGAAGCCCTGTCCGGCGAACGAGGCCACCACATCAGTCTGCACATTGACGGCAACACCCGCCTGCACGGGATTGAAGGAGAACTGCGCAGCGCCTTCTCCAATCTTGCCTTCAACGCGGTGAAGTACACCCCCGATGGTGGCGAAATAACCCTGCGCTGGCACAGCGACGCCCAGGGCCAGCACCTGAGCGTAATCGACAATGGCGAAGGGATTGCCCCGCAGCACCTGATGCGCCTGACCGAGCGCTTCTACCGGGTGGATACCAGCCGCAACAGCACCACCGGCGGCACCGGTCTGGGCCTGGCCATCGTCAAGCATGTGCTGTTACGCCATCAGGGCAAACTGGAGATCAAGAGTGACGTTGGCAAGGGCAGCAACTTCAGCTGCCACTTCCCGCCCGAGCGCAGCGTCTGA
- the phoB gene encoding phosphate regulon transcriptional regulator PhoB: protein MSGKSILIVDDEAPIREMIAVALEMAGYTCLEAENTQQAHACIVDRKPDLILLDWMLPGTTGIELARRLKRDELTADIPIIMLTAKGEEDNKIQGLEVGADDYITKPFSPRELVARLKAVLRRAGPVDSEAPIEVAGLMLDPVSHRVTIDESAAEMGPTEYRLLQFFMTHQERAYTRGQLLDQVWGGNVYVEERTVDVHIRRLRKALGSKYEHLVQTVRGTGYRFSTKA, encoded by the coding sequence ATGTCAGGTAAAAGCATTCTGATCGTCGATGATGAGGCGCCCATTCGCGAGATGATCGCCGTGGCGCTGGAAATGGCCGGCTACACCTGCCTTGAAGCCGAAAATACCCAGCAGGCACACGCCTGCATCGTCGACCGTAAACCCGATCTGATTCTCCTCGACTGGATGTTGCCGGGTACTACCGGTATCGAGCTGGCCCGCCGCCTGAAGCGCGACGAGCTGACCGCCGACATTCCGATCATCATGCTCACCGCCAAGGGCGAGGAAGACAACAAGATCCAGGGCCTGGAAGTCGGCGCCGACGACTACATCACCAAGCCCTTCTCGCCGCGCGAATTGGTCGCCCGCCTGAAGGCGGTGCTGCGCCGCGCCGGCCCGGTCGACAGCGAAGCACCGATCGAGGTTGCCGGGCTGATGCTCGACCCGGTCAGCCACCGCGTCACGATCGACGAATCGGCCGCCGAAATGGGCCCCACCGAGTACCGCCTGCTGCAGTTTTTCATGACCCATCAGGAACGCGCCTACACTCGCGGCCAGTTGCTTGATCAGGTATGGGGTGGCAATGTCTACGTCGAGGAACGCACCGTAGACGTTCACATCCGTCGCCTGCGCAAGGCACTGGGCAGCAAGTACGAGCATCTGGTACAAACCGTCCGCGGAACCGGCTATCGGTTTTCGACCAAGGCCTGA
- the ubiA gene encoding 4-hydroxybenzoate octaprenyltransferase: MLGLLIKPLVNLHPRARDYIELMRLDRPIGTYLLLWPTLWALWLAAEGVPNLDTLIIFVLGVILMRAAGCVINDYADRDFDGHVERTRERPLATGRISAKQALVTFAVLVGLSGLLVLLTNALTIQLAFVGVGLAALYPFCKRFTFYPQVVLGAAFSWAIPMAFAAQAGTLPIPLWLLFIANLLWTVAYDTEYAMCDREDDLRIGIKSTAILFGDADRLIIGLLQGLTLVCLLLVGARFGLGLYYYLGLLGMTLGFAWQHWLMREREHLACLQAFLSNHWAGMLVFIGLALDYALR, translated from the coding sequence TTGCTCGGTCTGCTGATCAAACCTCTGGTAAACCTGCACCCACGGGCCCGGGACTACATCGAGCTGATGCGCCTGGACCGCCCGATCGGCACCTATCTGCTGCTCTGGCCAACCCTGTGGGCGTTGTGGCTGGCAGCCGAGGGGGTGCCGAACCTCGACACCCTGATCATCTTTGTACTCGGCGTAATCCTCATGCGCGCCGCCGGCTGCGTCATCAACGACTACGCCGACCGCGACTTTGACGGCCACGTCGAGCGCACCCGCGAGCGTCCGCTGGCAACCGGGCGCATTAGCGCCAAGCAGGCGCTGGTCACCTTCGCCGTGCTGGTTGGCCTGAGTGGGCTGCTGGTGCTGCTGACCAATGCCCTGACCATTCAGCTGGCCTTTGTCGGCGTGGGCCTTGCGGCGCTGTACCCCTTCTGCAAACGCTTCACCTTTTATCCCCAGGTGGTGCTCGGCGCCGCCTTCTCCTGGGCGATTCCGATGGCCTTTGCCGCCCAGGCCGGCACGCTGCCGATACCCCTGTGGCTGCTATTCATCGCCAACCTGCTGTGGACCGTGGCCTACGACACCGAGTACGCCATGTGCGACCGCGAGGACGACCTGCGCATCGGCATCAAGTCCACCGCCATCCTGTTTGGCGACGCCGACCGGCTGATCATCGGCCTGCTGCAGGGGCTGACCCTGGTCTGCCTGCTGCTGGTCGGCGCGCGCTTTGGCCTGGGCCTGTATTACTACCTGGGCCTGCTCGGCATGACCCTGGGCTTTGCCTGGCAGCACTGGCTGATGCGCGAGCGTGAGCATCTCGCCTGCCTGCAGGCATTTCTCTCCAATCACTGGGCCGGCATGTTGGTGTTTATCGGCCTGGCCCTGGACTATGCATTGCGTTGA
- a CDS encoding chorismate--pyruvate lyase family protein, whose translation MLPDWYPANQHPAPPPEPLLDWLCHEGSLTQRLTEAGNRDFRVELLSQTPQPARVDEAQTLGLETGASVWAREVLLHTAGAPRVFARSVAPPSALGNAQVALDNLGTTSLGHLLFRNPQIRRGPIEISRYPATWLPEAWRAQGLWARRSHFSDGALQLLVCEVFLQGWPVAGT comes from the coding sequence ATGCTGCCTGACTGGTACCCCGCCAACCAACACCCCGCGCCGCCACCCGAGCCGCTGCTGGACTGGCTCTGCCACGAAGGCTCACTGACCCAACGGCTGACCGAGGCCGGCAACCGGGACTTTCGCGTCGAGCTGCTAAGCCAGACCCCGCAGCCCGCACGGGTCGACGAGGCGCAGACGCTGGGCCTGGAGACCGGCGCCAGTGTGTGGGCCAGAGAGGTGCTGTTGCACACCGCTGGTGCACCCCGCGTTTTTGCCCGCTCGGTGGCACCACCCAGCGCGCTGGGCAATGCACAAGTCGCCCTCGACAACCTCGGCACCACCAGCCTGGGCCACCTGCTGTTTCGTAATCCGCAGATCCGCCGCGGCCCCATCGAGATCAGCCGCTACCCGGCGACCTGGTTACCCGAGGCCTGGCGTGCACAGGGCTTGTGGGCCCGTCGCTCACACTTCTCTGACGGTGCATTGCAGCTGCTGGTGTGTGAAGTATTCTTGCAGGGCTGGCCGGTCGCCGGCACCTGA
- the rubA gene encoding rubredoxin RubA has translation MKKWQCIVCGYIYDEAEGWPDDGIAPGTRWEDVPADWMCPDCGVGKEDFEMIEIG, from the coding sequence ATGAAGAAGTGGCAGTGTATCGTGTGTGGTTATATCTATGACGAAGCAGAAGGCTGGCCGGATGACGGCATTGCGCCCGGCACCCGCTGGGAAGATGTGCCAGCGGATTGGATGTGCCCCGATTGCGGGGTAGGCAAGGAAGACTTTGAAATGATCGAGATCGGCTGA
- a CDS encoding NAD(P)/FAD-dependent oxidoreductase has translation MTENAPLVIVGTGLAGYNLAKEFRKLDSARPLLLVSADDGRFYSKPLLSTGFAKGKEADELAMQDAAAMAAQLDAEVLAEVTVSAIDPAARTLTLDGREQPYSDLVLALGAEVRSLPWREQLGERLLSINDLADYGRFRAALVGRKKVLIIGAGLIGCEFANDLSLGGFEVTVVATDPWLMPQLLPEPVAAAVQRRLEALGVTFHLGCGIRELAASDGGLQALLDDGTEVRADQGLSAIGLTPRTDLAAAAGLSVGRGVLVDAQLRTSDPHIYALGDCAEVAGLNLMYVMPLMTSARALAKTLSGAPATVGYPAMPIMVKTPACPLVVAPPLKAAAGDWQISGDGEDVRAVFVDPQGQLQGFALSGAAVSEKALLTRELPAWLS, from the coding sequence GTGACAGAGAATGCACCGCTGGTGATTGTCGGCACCGGTCTGGCCGGTTACAACCTGGCCAAGGAGTTTCGCAAGCTCGACAGCGCTCGTCCGCTGTTGCTGGTCAGCGCCGACGATGGCCGCTTCTACTCCAAGCCGCTGTTGTCCACCGGCTTTGCCAAAGGCAAGGAGGCCGATGAGCTGGCCATGCAGGACGCTGCTGCAATGGCGGCCCAGCTTGATGCCGAGGTGCTAGCCGAAGTGACTGTGAGCGCGATCGATCCTGCCGCACGCACCCTGACCCTGGACGGCCGCGAGCAGCCCTACAGCGATCTGGTGCTGGCCCTCGGCGCTGAGGTGCGCAGCTTGCCGTGGCGTGAGCAGCTCGGGGAGCGCCTGCTGTCGATCAATGATCTGGCCGATTACGGCCGCTTTCGTGCGGCTCTGGTCGGCCGCAAGAAGGTGCTGATCATCGGCGCTGGTCTGATCGGTTGTGAGTTCGCCAATGATCTGAGCCTGGGTGGCTTTGAGGTAACCGTAGTGGCCACCGACCCCTGGTTGATGCCGCAGCTGCTGCCCGAGCCGGTGGCGGCGGCGGTACAGCGCCGGCTGGAAGCGCTGGGTGTGACCTTTCATCTGGGCTGCGGCATTCGCGAGCTGGCGGCCAGCGATGGTGGCCTGCAGGCGCTGCTGGATGACGGCACTGAAGTGCGGGCTGACCAGGGCCTGTCGGCCATCGGTCTGACGCCGCGCACGGACCTGGCAGCCGCCGCCGGCCTGTCGGTTGGCCGAGGCGTGCTGGTAGACGCCCAGCTGCGCACTAGCGATCCGCACATCTATGCGCTGGGCGATTGCGCTGAAGTGGCGGGGCTGAACCTGATGTACGTAATGCCGCTGATGACCTCGGCCCGGGCGCTGGCCAAGACCCTCAGCGGCGCACCGGCAACGGTCGGCTACCCGGCAATGCCGATCATGGTCAAGACCCCGGCCTGTCCGCTGGTGGTGGCGCCGCCCTTGAAGGCGGCGGCCGGTGACTGGCAGATCAGTGGCGATGGTGAGGATGTGCGCGCGGTCTTTGTCGACCCGCAGGGCCAACTGCAGGGCTTTGCCCTGAGCGGGGCGGCGGTGTCGGAAAAGGCGCTGCTGACCCGTGAGTTGCCGGCCTGGCTGTCCTGA
- a CDS encoding HU family DNA-binding protein, with protein MRKPDLAAAIADKADLSKDQANRVLNAVLDEITKALSEKDSVTLVGFGTFLQRHRGARTGKNPQTGAPVKIKASNTVSFKPGKSLRDAVN; from the coding sequence ATGCGTAAACCAGATCTCGCGGCGGCGATCGCCGACAAGGCCGACCTGAGCAAGGATCAGGCGAACCGGGTACTTAACGCCGTGCTGGATGAAATCACCAAGGCTCTGAGTGAAAAAGACTCCGTCACGCTGGTTGGTTTCGGCACCTTCCTGCAGCGCCACCGTGGCGCCCGTACCGGCAAAAATCCTCAGACTGGCGCACCGGTCAAAATCAAGGCCAGCAATACCGTTTCCTTCAAACCCGGCAAAAGCCTGCGCGACGCCGTCAACTGA
- a CDS encoding aminoacyl-tRNA deacylase and HDOD domain-containing protein, with the protein MNSQMAPEHHAATLPDLIEKLLQQQGIAYQLRPTSDAWAASQQVQASLLCDAVGTVLAMIPKDHLLDLKTLGTLLGRQLEPVRDQQLQRILSKHQLNQLPGLPILFNSPCVCEQSLLEQPEIILDSGLIGWSLVISQADARTLLAKASLAHFAVPLAGLPTTSSGAEQDNRDFSDAVQNFTALRMKQRLEETIEIPPLPESAQKIMKLRVNPDADIADLADVVETDPSLAAQVVSWAASPYYAAPGKIRSVEDAIGRVLGFDLVINLAVGLALGKTFRLPSDAPERSTPYWEQAIYSAAVIEGLAKAMPRDLRPELGLNYLGGLLHNFGYLVLAYIFPPYFKLICRHIEANPHVPPHMIEQHLIGVSRDQIGSWLMHYWDMPDEVCTALRQQHNPLYQGPDHVYANLIYLALALLNQHNIGCGPRLPVPDALLKRLGLSREQADAVVDKVLDARDALRALVNHYQPQK; encoded by the coding sequence ATGAATAGCCAAATGGCCCCCGAACACCATGCCGCAACCCTGCCCGACCTGATCGAAAAACTGCTCCAGCAACAGGGCATCGCCTACCAGCTACGCCCCACCAGCGACGCTTGGGCGGCCAGCCAGCAAGTCCAGGCCAGCCTGCTGTGCGACGCCGTGGGCACCGTGCTGGCGATGATCCCCAAGGACCATCTGCTCGATCTCAAGACCCTCGGCACCCTGCTGGGTCGACAGCTGGAACCCGTGCGCGACCAGCAGCTGCAACGCATCCTCAGCAAGCACCAGCTGAATCAACTGCCCGGCCTGCCGATTCTGTTCAACTCCCCGTGCGTCTGCGAGCAAAGCCTGCTGGAACAGCCTGAGATCATCCTGGACAGCGGCCTGATCGGCTGGAGTTTGGTAATCAGCCAGGCCGACGCCCGCACCCTGTTGGCCAAGGCCAGCCTGGCGCACTTTGCCGTCCCCCTGGCCGGCCTGCCGACCACTTCCAGCGGTGCCGAACAAGACAACCGCGACTTTAGCGACGCGGTACAGAACTTCACTGCGCTGCGCATGAAGCAGCGGCTGGAAGAAACCATCGAGATTCCGCCGCTGCCCGAGTCAGCGCAAAAGATCATGAAGCTGCGGGTCAACCCGGACGCGGACATCGCCGACCTCGCCGATGTGGTTGAGACCGACCCCAGCCTGGCTGCTCAGGTGGTCAGCTGGGCGGCGTCACCCTACTACGCAGCACCCGGCAAGATTCGCTCGGTGGAAGATGCCATCGGCCGGGTGTTGGGCTTTGACCTGGTGATCAACCTGGCCGTCGGCCTGGCACTGGGCAAAACCTTCCGCCTGCCCAGCGATGCCCCCGAGCGCAGCACACCCTACTGGGAGCAGGCGATCTACAGCGCCGCCGTGATTGAGGGTCTGGCCAAGGCAATGCCGCGTGACCTGCGGCCGGAACTGGGCCTGAACTACCTCGGCGGCCTGTTGCACAACTTCGGCTATCTGGTGCTGGCCTATATCTTCCCGCCCTATTTCAAGCTGATCTGCCGGCATATCGAAGCCAACCCGCATGTGCCGCCGCACATGATTGAGCAGCACCTGATCGGTGTTAGCCGCGACCAGATCGGCAGCTGGCTGATGCACTACTGGGATATGCCCGACGAGGTCTGCACCGCCCTGCGCCAGCAACACAACCCGCTGTACCAGGGGCCGGACCACGTCTACGCCAACCTGATCTATCTGGCCCTGGCGCTGCTCAACCAGCACAACATCGGCTGCGGCCCGCGCCTGCCGGTCCCTGACGCGCTGCTAAAACGGCTGGGCCTGAGTCGCGAACAGGCCGACGCAGTGGTCGACAAGGTACTGGATGCACGGGATGCACTGCGCGCGCTGGTCAATCACTACCAGCCGCAGAAATAA
- the recG gene encoding ATP-dependent DNA helicase RecG has translation MTEHTSLTVLKGIGPALAEKLDRLGLSSVQDLLFHLPLRYQDRTRVTPIGALRPGLDAVVEGTVLAAEVVMGRRRSLLCRLQDGSGTLSLRFYYFSAGLKASLSRGSHWRCYGEVRPGASGLEIYHPELHNLDNAQALPVSDTLTPIYPATEGLSQQRLRSLTDAALQWLDQGNHLTEWLPGQLAEQYQLPPLREAVQLLHRPPPDIDLEALQDGRHWAQHRLAFEELMAHQLAMLRLRAQMRAHKAPTMRAAGELADGFIKQLGFALTGAQRRVADEILLDLAQPRPMLRLVQGDVGAGKTVVAALAALQAIEAGWQVALMAPTEILAEQHFTNFQRWFSALGLSVAWVAGKLKGKARANQLQLIASGEAAMIVGTHALFQDDVQFRNLGLAIIDEQHRFGVQQRLALRDKGAAGGVSPHQLIMTATPIPRTLAMSAYADLDTSVLDELPPGRTPVNTVLIADSRRAEVIERVRAGCAEGRQAYWVCTLIEESEQLQAQAAEATWESLCEALPGLSIGLIHGRMKPAEKAEIMASFKAGDLHLLVATTVIEVGVDVPNASLMIIENPERLGLAQLHQLRGRVGRGSTASHCVLLYQAPLSALGRERLGIMRESTDGFVIAEKDLALRGPGEVLGTRQTGVVQFRVADLVLDADLLPEVQQAAQTLAQRYPDHVQPLLDRWIAQGQHFAQV, from the coding sequence GTGACAGAGCACACCTCGCTGACGGTGCTCAAGGGCATCGGTCCGGCACTGGCAGAGAAGCTTGACCGGCTGGGCCTCAGCTCGGTGCAGGACCTGCTGTTTCACCTGCCCCTGCGCTATCAGGATCGCACCCGGGTCACCCCGATCGGCGCCCTGCGCCCGGGCCTGGACGCAGTGGTTGAGGGCACGGTGCTGGCCGCCGAGGTGGTGATGGGGCGACGACGCAGCCTGCTGTGCCGCCTGCAGGACGGCAGCGGCACCCTCAGCCTGCGTTTCTACTACTTCTCTGCGGGCCTGAAAGCCAGCCTGAGCCGCGGCAGCCACTGGCGCTGCTACGGCGAAGTCCGCCCCGGCGCCTCCGGGCTGGAGATCTACCACCCGGAGCTGCACAACCTGGACAACGCCCAGGCCCTGCCGGTCAGCGACACCCTGACCCCCATCTACCCGGCAACCGAAGGGTTGTCGCAACAGCGGCTGCGCAGCCTGACCGATGCGGCCTTGCAATGGCTCGACCAGGGTAACCATCTGACCGAGTGGCTACCGGGTCAACTGGCAGAGCAGTACCAACTGCCGCCGCTGCGCGAGGCGGTGCAGTTACTGCACCGCCCGCCACCGGATATCGATCTGGAGGCCCTGCAGGACGGCCGCCACTGGGCCCAGCACCGACTGGCCTTTGAAGAGCTGATGGCACACCAGCTGGCGATGCTGCGTCTGCGCGCCCAGATGCGCGCGCACAAGGCGCCGACCATGCGTGCCGCCGGAGAACTGGCCGACGGTTTCATCAAGCAACTGGGGTTTGCCCTGACCGGCGCCCAGCGTCGCGTGGCTGACGAGATCCTGCTGGACCTGGCCCAGCCGCGGCCGATGCTGCGCTTGGTGCAGGGCGACGTAGGGGCTGGCAAGACGGTGGTCGCGGCGCTGGCTGCGCTGCAGGCCATTGAAGCCGGCTGGCAGGTGGCGTTGATGGCACCAACTGAAATTCTGGCCGAGCAGCACTTCACCAACTTCCAGCGCTGGTTCAGCGCCCTGGGCCTGTCGGTGGCCTGGGTGGCCGGCAAGCTCAAGGGCAAGGCGCGCGCCAACCAACTGCAACTGATCGCCTCTGGCGAGGCCGCCATGATTGTCGGCACCCACGCGCTGTTCCAGGATGACGTGCAGTTTCGCAACCTGGGGCTGGCCATCATCGACGAACAACACCGCTTTGGCGTGCAGCAGCGCCTGGCGCTGCGCGACAAGGGCGCCGCCGGCGGCGTGTCACCGCACCAGCTGATCATGACCGCCACGCCGATTCCCCGTACCCTGGCGATGAGTGCCTATGCTGACCTGGATACCTCGGTGCTGGATGAGCTGCCGCCGGGGCGTACCCCGGTCAACACCGTCTTGATCGCCGACAGCCGCCGCGCCGAGGTGATCGAGCGGGTACGCGCCGGCTGTGCCGAAGGGCGCCAGGCCTATTGGGTTTGCACCTTGATCGAGGAGTCCGAACAGCTGCAGGCGCAGGCCGCCGAGGCCACCTGGGAGTCGCTCTGCGAGGCGCTGCCGGGGCTATCCATCGGGCTGATCCACGGCCGCATGAAGCCGGCAGAGAAAGCCGAGATCATGGCCTCCTTCAAGGCCGGCGACCTGCACCTGCTGGTCGCCACCACCGTCATCGAGGTCGGTGTCGATGTTCCCAACGCCAGCCTGATGATCATCGAGAACCCCGAGCGCCTGGGCTTGGCCCAGCTGCACCAGCTGCGCGGCCGAGTCGGCCGTGGCAGCACCGCCAGCCATTGCGTGCTGCTGTATCAGGCACCACTGTCCGCCCTTGGACGCGAGCGCCTGGGCATCATGCGCGAGAGCACCGACGGCTTTGTGATCGCCGAAAAGGACCTCGCCCTGCGTGGTCCCGGGGAGGTGCTGGGCACCCGCCAGACCGGCGTGGTGCAGTTTCGCGTCGCCGATCTGGTGCTCGATGCCGACCTGCTGCCCGAGGTGCAGCAAGCAGCGCAGACGCTGGCGCAACGGTATCCCGATCACGTACAACCACTACTCGACCGCTGGATAGCCCAGGGCCAGCATTTTGCCCAGGTATGA
- a CDS encoding hydrogen peroxide-inducible genes activator, translating to MTLTELRYIVTLAQEQHFGHAAERCHVSQPTLSVGVKKLEEELGVMIFERSKSAVRVTPIGERIVAQAQKVLEEASAIRELATAGKNQLAAPLKVGAIYTIGPYLFPHLVPQLHKVAPEMPLYIEENFTHVLRDKLRNGELDAIIIALPFQEPDVLTKPLYDEPFSLLLPASHAWAQRDSVTLDELDDSKLLLLGEGHCFRDQVLEACPTLRKSDEQHKHTTVESSSLETIRHMVASGIGMTVLPMSAADDRYYSSDLLITKPFKAPAPYRTVAIAWRASFPRPKAIELLSDSIRLCSVGQPPK from the coding sequence ATGACCCTGACCGAACTTCGCTACATCGTCACCCTTGCCCAGGAGCAGCATTTTGGCCACGCGGCCGAGCGCTGCCACGTCTCTCAGCCAACCCTCAGCGTGGGGGTCAAAAAGCTGGAGGAAGAGCTGGGCGTGATGATCTTCGAGCGCAGCAAGAGCGCCGTGCGCGTCACGCCGATTGGTGAGCGCATCGTGGCCCAGGCGCAAAAGGTGCTGGAAGAAGCCAGTGCCATCCGTGAGCTGGCCACAGCCGGCAAGAACCAGCTGGCGGCACCACTCAAGGTCGGTGCCATTTACACCATCGGGCCGTACCTGTTTCCGCACCTGGTGCCACAGCTGCACAAGGTGGCACCGGAGATGCCGCTGTACATCGAAGAGAACTTCACGCACGTACTGCGTGACAAGCTGCGCAACGGCGAGCTGGATGCCATCATCATCGCGCTGCCCTTCCAGGAGCCGGACGTACTGACCAAGCCACTGTACGACGAGCCCTTCAGCCTGCTGCTGCCTGCCAGCCACGCCTGGGCGCAGCGCGACAGCGTGACCCTCGACGAGCTGGACGACAGCAAACTGCTGCTGCTGGGTGAAGGCCACTGCTTCCGCGACCAGGTGCTTGAGGCTTGCCCAACCCTGCGCAAGAGCGACGAGCAGCACAAGCACACCACCGTGGAATCCAGCTCACTGGAAACCATACGCCACATGGTTGCATCCGGCATTGGCATGACCGTACTGCCCATGTCTGCCGCCGACGATCGCTATTACAGCTCGGATCTGCTGATCACCAAGCCGTTCAAAGCGCCCGCGCCGTATCGCACCGTGGCCATTGCCTGGCGTGCCAGCTTCCCGCGGCCCAAGGCCATCGAGCTGCTGAGCGACTCAATTCGCCTGTGCTCGGTAGGTCAGCCGCCCAAGTGA